In Lycium ferocissimum isolate CSIRO_LF1 chromosome 11, AGI_CSIRO_Lferr_CH_V1, whole genome shotgun sequence, a single genomic region encodes these proteins:
- the LOC132036588 gene encoding uncharacterized protein LOC132036588 isoform X2, which produces MAIQCSNFVPYLSCSPSNKEIPSSFIRFPATHPFYVDSNKFKLSTPRFISALVSDNKALDSNYSGTDMFRLTYLEGNSWLWEVGGLKILVDPILVGNLDFGIPWLYDAAKKILKNFQVIYLEPGQDSEIEVSNGFPVKVKATAGPVLGPPWQRPENGYLVTSPNGALTLYYEPHCVYNKTFVEKDKADIVITPVIKQLLPSFTLVSGQEDAVQLAKHLSAKFVVPMKNGDLDSKGFLASIVQSEGTMESFKELLSKELPDAKVLEPTPGEPLDISIAVLGQ; this is translated from the exons ATGGCTATTCAATGCAGCAATTTTGTTCCATACTTGAGCTGCAGTCCTAGTAATAAAGAGATACCCTCATCATTTATCCGTTTCCCTGCAACTCATCCCTTTTATGTTGATTCTAACAAATTCAAGCTCTCAACTCCCAG GTTCATCTCTGCCTTGGTTTCTGATAACAAAGCTTTGGACTCTAATTATTCTGGTACTGATATGTTCAGATTAACTTACTTGGAG GGGAATAGCTGGTTGTGGGAAGTGGGAGGACTGAAAATTCTAGTTGATCCTATCTTGGTGGGTAACTTGGATTTTGGAATTCCTTGGCTATATGATGCTGCCAAAAAAATTCTCAAGAATTTCCAG GTCATCTACTTGGAACCTGGCCAGGATTCTGAGATTGAAGTGAGCAACGGCTTCCCGGTTAAAGTTAAGGCTACTGCAGGGCCAGTTCTTGGACCTCCTTGGCAGCGACCCGAGAATGG ATATCTTGTCACTTCTCCAAATGGTGCTCTTACTCTCTACTATGAACCCCACTGTGTCTATAACAAGACCTTCGTAGAGAAAGACAAGGCGGACATTGTTATTACTCCTGTCATCAAGCAACTTCTACCAAGCTTTACATTGGTTTCCGGACAAGAAGATGCAGTTCAACTTGCAAAACACCTTTCTGCAAA GTTTGTTGTGCCGATGAAGAATGGTGACCTCGACAGCAAAGGGTTTCTCGCTAGTATTGTTCAATCTGAAGGAACAATGGAATCATTCAAG GAACTTTTGTCAAAGGAACTACCAGATGCAAAGGTACTTGAACCTACTCCTGGAGAACCACTGGATATCTCAATAGCTGTACTGGGACAATAA
- the LOC132036588 gene encoding uncharacterized protein LOC132036588 isoform X1 yields the protein MAIQCSNFVPYLSCSPSNKEIPSSFIRFPATHPFYVDSNKFKLSTPRFISALVSDNKALDSNYSGTDMFRLTYLEGNSWLWEVGGLKILVDPILVGNLDFGIPWLYDAAKKILKNFQLDDLPVIDCLLITQSLDDHCHLKTLKPLSRKFPNLRVIATPNAKTLLDPLFNNVIYLEPGQDSEIEVSNGFPVKVKATAGPVLGPPWQRPENGYLVTSPNGALTLYYEPHCVYNKTFVEKDKADIVITPVIKQLLPSFTLVSGQEDAVQLAKHLSAKFVVPMKNGDLDSKGFLASIVQSEGTMESFKELLSKELPDAKVLEPTPGEPLDISIAVLGQ from the exons ATGGCTATTCAATGCAGCAATTTTGTTCCATACTTGAGCTGCAGTCCTAGTAATAAAGAGATACCCTCATCATTTATCCGTTTCCCTGCAACTCATCCCTTTTATGTTGATTCTAACAAATTCAAGCTCTCAACTCCCAG GTTCATCTCTGCCTTGGTTTCTGATAACAAAGCTTTGGACTCTAATTATTCTGGTACTGATATGTTCAGATTAACTTACTTGGAG GGGAATAGCTGGTTGTGGGAAGTGGGAGGACTGAAAATTCTAGTTGATCCTATCTTGGTGGGTAACTTGGATTTTGGAATTCCTTGGCTATATGATGCTGCCAAAAAAATTCTCAAGAATTTCCAG CTTGATGACCTTCCGGTGATAGACTGCTTACTGATTACACAAAGCCTTGATGATCATTGTCATCTCAAGACATTAAAGCCTCTTTCCCGCAAGTTCCCAAACCTGAGAGTTATAGCAACTCCAAATGCTAAGACACTGCTGGATCCTCTTTTCAACAAT GTCATCTACTTGGAACCTGGCCAGGATTCTGAGATTGAAGTGAGCAACGGCTTCCCGGTTAAAGTTAAGGCTACTGCAGGGCCAGTTCTTGGACCTCCTTGGCAGCGACCCGAGAATGG ATATCTTGTCACTTCTCCAAATGGTGCTCTTACTCTCTACTATGAACCCCACTGTGTCTATAACAAGACCTTCGTAGAGAAAGACAAGGCGGACATTGTTATTACTCCTGTCATCAAGCAACTTCTACCAAGCTTTACATTGGTTTCCGGACAAGAAGATGCAGTTCAACTTGCAAAACACCTTTCTGCAAA GTTTGTTGTGCCGATGAAGAATGGTGACCTCGACAGCAAAGGGTTTCTCGCTAGTATTGTTCAATCTGAAGGAACAATGGAATCATTCAAG GAACTTTTGTCAAAGGAACTACCAGATGCAAAGGTACTTGAACCTACTCCTGGAGAACCACTGGATATCTCAATAGCTGTACTGGGACAATAA